The nucleotide sequence CCGAACGACCGGCTGGTCTGGAGTCGCCCTCATTATCATCAGTCGGAACACCCTTCTCAGCAGTTTCAAGCTACCCAGAACTCCCGCCAAAGGACGTTGCCCGGAAGCTGTGCTATTATTCCCTCAGCTGCGCGACATGTCTCGTTCGAATCCTTCACGTTCCCACTTTCTACGAGCAAATGGACAAGATCTACGAACGACCACTGGACAATCTAACCAAGGATGAAACACAATATCTTGGACTATTATTCTCCGTCATGTCTCTTGGGTGTATGTACAACAATCTCGACGATAACGACCCAGGAAGCATGCCCTATCAAGATGCGACGGAAGAGGGTCTCAAATACTACAATGCTGCGCGATCAGTGCTACACGACGTCACCGATTGCCGCGACCTCATTTCACTACAAGCtcttctatttattattcttttccTCCAAGCAACCTCGAATCTCAGCAGCTGCTATTCTTTCGTTGGTATTGCACTGCGCTCGTCACTCCGAATAGGCCTTCATCGACATTTGCAGCATGAAAAAATCGATCCCATTGAGCAGGAAGTCCGGAAACGTGTGTTCTACGTGGTCCGACAAATGGATATTTATGTTTCTACATTACTTGGctttcctctcctccttAACGTGGACGATATCGATCAGCCATTCCCCTTGGAAGTTGATGACGAGTTTATTACACACACTGGAATTTTGCGACCACCGCCTGGATCACCATCTTTCTTCCAAGCGTTCAACGCTCATTCAGAGCTCATGGAAATTTTGGCAAAGGTCACGAAATACGTCTATCCAACGAAGGGATTGGGCCAGACCGTTACAAAAGAGAACAAACCTGCCTCAACCTATCTAATTAGTTATGGCCGCATCAAGGAAATTGAAGCTGAGCTTCATTCCTGGTTTGAAAGGCTACCCCAGCATTGGCGCCCAAGCGGTGAGGGGCCAATTGAGACCGTTCGGTAAGTGCGGCAATGATGTATTTGAAGATGTTATAGGGCATTACTAACCAAGGTGACAGAATCCGTCATTTGTTGAGATTTGCCTATGCACATGTCCAACTGGTGCTATACCGACCCTTCTTGCACTACGTCTCTCCTCGTTTGAGTCAAGGAGGCAAGGTCGATGAGCTATCATATGCTTGCGCAGCCGCGGCCATCAGCGTCTCTCGTAACATTGTGCACATTGGATTGGAAATCCGCAAACAGCGGGTTCTCAGTGGACCGTACTGGTTCATGCTGTACACTGAGTTCTTTGCCGTCCTATCCCTTGTGTTCTATGCTACAGAAAACCCTGAGAAACCTGGTTCTGACGAGGTTTTAGCAGATGCTCGAGCTGGAAGACAAATGATTGCAGCCCTGGCAGAGAAGAGCATGTCCGCCGAACGAGTTACCAGTGCCCTCAAGGTATGGCCCAAAAGATCGAACTCGAGTGATTTTACTGACGTTGTTGAAACAGGCTTTATTCGATCAATTACCAGAGCAATTGGATGCTGGAGCGATACGACAAGCCCCTTCAAAGAAGAGACCCGCCCCTACAGGACGGCCTTCTTCTGTTTCGTCTCATCACACTCCAATTCCCGCAAGCATGTCCTCCATAGGAACGACAGATTTCACTCGTGCAAGTCAGATGTCAACAAGCTCGTATCCTACGACCTTGTCCCAAGGAACAATGGATCTGCCCGGAGGAGGCATGACAGCCTTCCAAGATAACACTTTCTCAGCCAATTTTGGTGATTTCATGCCTCCCGATTTGCAGCGAAGCACCCCAGAGTCGACCAGCAGCGCAGCGACAAGTACTCAGCGCTATCCATACACAGGGCAGCAAATGGGTATGCACAACCCCGTCAACAAACTCGACTCGCTCATGTTCCCGTCCGAGGATCCTTTTGCCTATCCAAACCAACCTATGATGGAATTGGGATTCCCGGGTAAGACAGACCAGCCCACCACTATGGGAGACCAGAACCAAGATATGCAACTCTTCTTGACTGGAACTTTCGACGATGTGGAAAGCCAGATCTTCGGACAACCACCGCCCTACATGATGCACCAGCAGGGTCAGCCCATGATGAGTGCACCAGGCCACCAACCTATGTTTGCCAATCCATCAGCCATAATGGGAATGCAGCCCGGTCAACCGATGATGCAACAACGGCGGCCAGTGTCACAAACGCACGCGATTCATCAGGGGCACGCCATGTCAAACCGACGAGCGCACGCACAACGGCATCAAGAAAGGCAAATACAACAAATGTTTACGGAACAGGGCATGCAGGCGGATTGGGGAGGCTTCTTTGGctctggaagaggaggattcCAAGGAATGTAACGGTCGCTCCATTTGATACCCACTCATGATACGGGAGGACGGAAAGCGCGCGAGGCGTCGGCTAGTGATTTTCATCTTGATTTTTATTTCATGGGAGAAGCGATTTTGATTTGGAACGGAGTGTTTGGACTGTTAAAGGGGCTAGGATACCACGGTTGAAGAGTATGGCAAAGGAATGATCGCGTTTTTAGATATGGCCAATGCACATAGACGGCGGCTTGAACTGGTGTACATTTGGATAAACATTGGATTGtctgttgaggttgaagacgaagatgaagtggGTGTGAACAGATGAGGGAGGGAAGCTGAATGAAAGGTGTAGGATCACGGAAAAGAAGACTACTTGTTAGCACTGCAATGAATTCAGCTTTGAGTATACATTCATCCAATTGTAATGAGACTTGCCACCATGCATATGAAACACTGAAAGTGGTTGACTTGAGTATCATATGTGCCCTTTATATATTGCTTGGCTCGGAGATACGAGATCTATCAGCCACTGAAGCAAATATTTGCGGATACAAGATCGGATCGTCCCGCAATCTAATCTACGGAGTCCTCAACAAATCCACGGCGGCGGACTAAAAGCGTCTCATTATTGGATCTGGTTGCGTCATGAAATGGATGAATTAGTGCAGTTGGGCTTAGAAGGCTTATAAGGGCGTTATCGGGAGGTTACGATACGCTGTGGCCACTCCCGATGAGCACCCCAAGGAAGCGATACGGGGGAGACTGTGGCTGACTGATACTGTAACTCCAACTGTACCTTAACTGCAACTGTAGCTTGCCTTAGTACCTGGCTTTAGTGTATGTGTTATCACATGAAACTTGAagcttctctctcttctcaataAACAACACAGAATCTTGAGCAACTCTCTTTGTCCGTTCGGCCCTATTTTAACACGCTCGTTCGATCCTGCGTACGAATCAACAAggctgtactgtactgtactgtatttATAGTGCACGCAGATGGCACCGCCGATAACGCCGCCGAAGCCCGTCTGCGGGGAGCAGAGGCCTCAAGCACGTGAAAGAAGGTCAATGAGCTACGAGTTTGTGCTTGAGGATGAATTTGACGCGCTGTGAGTTGGTCTTGGACTCCTATGCCCTTATTGATGTGGTGTAATGCTCAGATCACTGACTGGGGTTTCGTGGTAGATGTGTTgaggtgaagaagagtgaCGATGACTGCGGCGGTAAAAGCAGCAGTGGTAACAAGTATCCCGGTATGTTCCAAGAAGCTCTGTCTTGAGAACCAACGACTACTGACATACCGTGAAGCAAAACTACATGCGCGTAAGGTCGTCAAAGAGCTCGGCGTTACTGATGGACTCATCTATCTTCCCGGCGAGCCTACACGCCTCTATGAGGACTCAGACCAGTCGCCTCCTTTCAAGCAACGCAGATAGTATGCTACACAGTCCCTATGAAGAagatttactaataaaaa is from Fusarium musae strain F31 chromosome 4, whole genome shotgun sequence and encodes:
- a CDS encoding hypothetical protein (EggNog:ENOG41), which gives rise to MPPDVGDNDAGQSAHDWHDDAPSPSASIKSDNDLDEDGNPQPGASSQPIQKRRRVTRACDECRRKKIKRRNPAPQYIEALESRLQRAESLLHKFMPDVDLADPNLDPAIQQEFRNRENARAQASKARQPPPPPQPEHNEAHLTSMIDSVGQLDIDEKGSLEFHGNSSGAVFLKRMKDHFRGLLGSSSKAPFLPRAERPAGLESPSLSSVGTPFSAVSSYPELPPKDVARKLCYYSLSCATCLVRILHVPTFYEQMDKIYERPLDNLTKDETQYLGLLFSVMSLGCMYNNLDDNDPGSMPYQDATEEGLKYYNAARSVLHDVTDCRDLISLQALLFIILFLQATSNLSSCYSFVGIALRSSLRIGLHRHLQHEKIDPIEQEVRKRVFYVVRQMDIYVSTLLGFPLLLNVDDIDQPFPLEVDDEFITHTGILRPPPGSPSFFQAFNAHSELMEILAKVTKYVYPTKGLGQTVTKENKPASTYLISYGRIKEIEAELHSWFERLPQHWRPSGEGPIETVRIRHLLRFAYAHVQLVLYRPFLHYVSPRLSQGGKVDELSYACAAAAISVSRNIVHIGLEIRKQRVLSGPYWFMLYTEFFAVLSLVFYATENPEKPGSDEVLADARAGRQMIAALAEKSMSAERVTSALKALFDQLPEQLDAGAIRQAPSKKRPAPTGRPSSVSSHHTPIPASMSSIGTTDFTRASQMSTSSYPTTLSQGTMDLPGGGMTAFQDNTFSANFGDFMPPDLQRSTPESTSSAATSTQRYPYTGQQMGMHNPVNKLDSLMFPSEDPFAYPNQPMMELGFPGKTDQPTTMGDQNQDMQLFLTGTFDDVESQIFGQPPPYMMHQQGQPMMSAPGHQPMFANPSAIMGMQPGQPMMQQRRPVSQTHAIHQGHAMSNRRAHAQRHQERQIQQMFTEQGMQADWGGFFGSGRGGFQGM